TCACCGTCACCGTCGCCAAGGAGTCGATGAAGGCCTACGACGCCGACGGCGCCGGCACCTACATCGTCGACGCGGACGACTACTACTTCGCCGCCGGCACCGACGCGCACGCCGCGCTCAACAACGTGCTCGCCGCCAAGGGCAAGACCACGGCCGACGGCATGGACGCCGACGGTAACGCCGCCATGACCGCCAAAGTCACCGTCGCCGAACTCGACACCACCACCTACGCCACCTCCGCTGCCACCGGCGAAACCATCGAAAATCAGTTCGACGACGTGGACATCCGCGCCTACGACGACTCCTTCACCTACCTGAGCCGCTCCGACTGGACCGGCACCTGGCCCGAGGTGTACGCCGACGGCGAGTGGACCGCTCCCCAGGAGTTCGTCGACGCGCTCGAAATCGACACCACGCCCGGCTCCGACGCGACCGAGGTCACCACCGAAGGAACCGAAGGCCCGAGCAAGGTGGTCGAGATGATCGGCGAGGACTACGACGACGAAGGCTGGACCCAGCTGGTCGAACGCATGAGCGTGGCCGACATCGACTCCCTCGTGCGCAACGGCGGCTACACCACCAACGCCATCGAATCCATCTCCCTGCCCGGCACCATCGACAAGGACGGCCCCGCCGGCATCTCCTCGACCCTGGTCGGCGGCGCGTCCGGCACCGGCTTCCCGCCCGAAGTCGTGATCGCCGCCACATGGAACGACGAGCTCGCCGAACGCTTCGGCAACGCCATCGGCGAGGATTCGCTTGCGCTCGGCGTCGCCGGCTGGTACGGCCCCGCCGCCAACATCCACCGCTCGCCCTACGGTGGCCGCGCCTTCGAGTACTTCTCCGAAGATCCGATGCTCTCCGGCCAGCTCACCGCTAAGATCGTCGCCGCCGCTCAGGCCAAGGGCGTGATCCCCTTCCTCAAGCACTTCGTGGTCAACGACCAGGAGACCAACCGTGCGGGCGGCGCGATGTTCGCCAACGAGCAGTCCGTGCGCGACATCTACCTCAAGCCCTTCGAAACCGCCATCCGCGACGCCGACTGCATGGGCCTCATGACCTCGATGAACCGCATCGGCGCACGCTGGTCCGGCGGCCACAAGGGCCTGATGACCAACGTGATCCGCGGCGAATGGGGCTTCGAAGGCATGGCCATCACCGACCAGACCTCTTTCCCGAACTTCGGCTACTCCGACCTGCGCGAAGGCCTGGCCGCCGGCACCGACCTGTGGCTCAACTCCAGCTCCACCCTGTGGAAGCTGTCCGACGAGGAGATGACGCCCGCCGTGCAGGCGGACTTCCAGCGCGCCGCCAAGAACGTGGTGTACGCCATCGCCAACTCCAACGCCATGAACACCATGGGCGCGGACAGCGGCGTCAGGCACATCACCCCCACCTGGCAGAAGTGGCTGTGGGGCATCGAAGTCGTGGTCTCGCTGCTGATCGTCGGACTCGTGTTCCTCACCACACGCGGTGTGATTCGCCGCCATCGTTGGCGCAAGTGGGTCAAGGCCGGCTCTCCTCTGCCCGGCTCGACCGCAGGCATGGATGCCGCCGTGTCCGCGTCCTCATCGCAGTCCGTCGCGGATATGCCGTCCGCGCTGGGCGACCAGCCGCCGACCGCCTGACAAACGGCCGAACCAACCTTTCTTCCGTTGCCGCGAACCGGCGTGCCGCGCCGACCCGCGGCAACGGAAGTCAACAAGCGTCGCAACTACAAGGAGGTACGCATGACACTGCAGCGACTGCTGGAACCACTGGAGATCAACCATATGCGGCTGAAGAACCGCATGATGTTCCCGCCGATGACCACCGGCTACGAGGCCCGCGACGGATCGATCACCGACCAGAGCATCAACTTCTACAAGCGCGTGGCCGAAGGCGGCGCCGCCTACATCGTGCTCGGCGACGTGA
Above is a window of Bifidobacterium eulemuris DNA encoding:
- a CDS encoding glycoside hydrolase family 3 protein, yielding MSRNATPKLKMRFKKNGKPYKGWFIVWPILTYLLALLLTVILVAVMVLTGSYANLITSFAGQVNSEITNPDESATYFASDYSSDAERQEANREIGTDIMREGVTLLQNDDDTLPLSMGARLSVFGQGSVDLIHGGGGAGSIDVSNADTLIDSLKEDGFAVNPTLTDFYTNGAGKDYRRVLPGETGVGSFAVNEVPVSVYTDEVKASFADYGDAAVVVIGRSGSESSDLPIGTLESGVEYLQLDPDELDMINMACENFDKVVVLLNTQNPVELGPLADTGVGAVAWVGAFGETGANAIGELLDGSINPSGHLVDTFAYDLDSAPSVVNTGDYTIANSDVTSGDKYMVYAEGIYVGYRYYETRYEDMVLNQGNVGDFDYGELVQYPFGYGMSYTDFDWSDFTMRDAGDSYEFTTTVTNTGDVAGKDVVQLYMQSPYTDYDKANGIEKSAVELVGYAKTDTLEPGESQTVTVTVAKESMKAYDADGAGTYIVDADDYYFAAGTDAHAALNNVLAAKGKTTADGMDADGNAAMTAKVTVAELDTTTYATSAATGETIENQFDDVDIRAYDDSFTYLSRSDWTGTWPEVYADGEWTAPQEFVDALEIDTTPGSDATEVTTEGTEGPSKVVEMIGEDYDDEGWTQLVERMSVADIDSLVRNGGYTTNAIESISLPGTIDKDGPAGISSTLVGGASGTGFPPEVVIAATWNDELAERFGNAIGEDSLALGVAGWYGPAANIHRSPYGGRAFEYFSEDPMLSGQLTAKIVAAAQAKGVIPFLKHFVVNDQETNRAGGAMFANEQSVRDIYLKPFETAIRDADCMGLMTSMNRIGARWSGGHKGLMTNVIRGEWGFEGMAITDQTSFPNFGYSDLREGLAAGTDLWLNSSSTLWKLSDEEMTPAVQADFQRAAKNVVYAIANSNAMNTMGADSGVRHITPTWQKWLWGIEVVVSLLIVGLVFLTTRGVIRRHRWRKWVKAGSPLPGSTAGMDAAVSASSSQSVADMPSALGDQPPTA